The Armatimonadota bacterium genome includes a window with the following:
- a CDS encoding 3-isopropylmalate dehydratase large subunit, whose product MGMTLTEQILAAHAGVPRVTPGEVIEVRADFVFANDITAPLAIREFERMGARRVFDPERVAIVFDHYVPAKDIASAEQCRIAREFARRHHLPHFYDVGRSGIAHVLLAEEGFVVPGDVFFGADSHSCNHGALGAFATGVGSSDLAAAMALGRLWMRVPETVRYEFRGRLRPWVTGKDLILHVIGDIGVDGGRYGAMEFVGEALQDLTMDERFSITNMAVEAGAMNGIMEADETVLAWVRPRARRPWTVYRSDPDARVAGVRTYDVSTLEPVVAVPASPGNVVPVREVAGVRVDQVFIGTCTNGRLEDLRLAARVLAGRRVHPETRLLVIPATPAVYRQALAEGLLQAFLDAGAAVSTSTCGPCIGGHMGVLADGEVCVSTSSRNFVGRMGHRQSRVYLANPAVAAAAAVAGRLVHPADVVRDLVPA is encoded by the coding sequence GTGGGGATGACGCTGACCGAGCAGATCCTGGCGGCCCACGCGGGTGTCCCGCGGGTGACCCCCGGAGAGGTCATCGAGGTGCGGGCGGACTTCGTCTTCGCCAACGACATCACTGCCCCGCTGGCCATCCGCGAGTTCGAGCGCATGGGGGCCCGGCGCGTCTTCGACCCCGAGCGGGTCGCCATCGTCTTCGACCACTACGTGCCGGCGAAGGACATCGCCTCGGCGGAGCAGTGCCGCATCGCCCGCGAGTTCGCCCGCCGCCACCACCTGCCGCACTTCTACGACGTGGGCCGATCCGGCATCGCCCACGTCCTGCTGGCCGAGGAGGGGTTCGTCGTTCCGGGAGACGTCTTCTTCGGCGCCGACTCCCACAGCTGCAACCACGGGGCGCTCGGCGCCTTCGCCACCGGGGTGGGCTCCTCCGACCTGGCCGCGGCCATGGCCCTGGGGCGCCTGTGGATGCGCGTGCCGGAGACCGTGCGCTACGAGTTCCGCGGCCGCCTGCGGCCCTGGGTGACCGGCAAGGACCTGATCCTGCACGTCATCGGCGACATCGGCGTGGACGGCGGGCGCTACGGGGCCATGGAGTTCGTGGGGGAGGCGTTGCAGGACCTGACCATGGACGAGCGCTTCTCCATCACCAACATGGCGGTCGAGGCGGGCGCCATGAACGGCATCATGGAGGCCGACGAGACGGTGCTGGCCTGGGTGCGCCCCCGCGCCCGCCGCCCCTGGACCGTCTACCGCAGCGACCCGGACGCGCGCGTGGCCGGGGTGCGCACCTACGACGTCTCGACGCTGGAGCCGGTGGTGGCGGTCCCGGCGTCGCCCGGCAACGTGGTCCCCGTGCGCGAGGTGGCGGGCGTGCGCGTGGACCAGGTCTTCATCGGCACCTGCACCAACGGACGGCTGGAGGACCTGCGCCTGGCCGCACGGGTGCTGGCCGGCCGCCGCGTCCACCCGGAGACGCGCCTGCTGGTCATCCCGGCCACCCCCGCGGTCTACCGGCAGGCGCTCGCGGAGGGGCTGCTCCAGGCCTTCCTCGACGCCGGGGCGGCGGTGAGCACGTCCACGTGCGGGCCCTGCATCGGCGGCCACATGGGCGTGCTGGCGGACGGCGAGGTGTGCGTCTCCACCAGCAGCCGGAACTTCGTGGGCCGCATGGGCCACCGCCAGAGCCGCGTCTACCTGGCCAACCCGGCAGTGGCGGCGGCGGCGGCCGTGGCGGGGCGTCTGGTGCACCCCGCCGACGTCGTGCGCGACCTGGTCCCGGCCTGA